One segment of Burkholderia multivorans ATCC BAA-247 DNA contains the following:
- a CDS encoding sn-glycerol-3-phosphate import ATP-binding protein UgpC, translating into MAALSLKGVRKSYDGKQHVLHGIDVEIADGEFIVLVGPSGCGKSTLLRMIAGLETVTDGEIAIGGRVVNALEPKDRDIAMVFQNYALYPHMTVAQNMGYGLKIRGIDRATIDARVAAAAKILELEALLARRPRELSGGQRQRVAMGRAIVREPSVFLFDEPLSNLDAKLRVQMRLEIQRLHARLATTSVYVTHDQIEAMTLAQRVIVMNRGYAEQIGAPVDVYERPATMFVAGFIGSPAMNLLHGRLSDDGATFTVAGGGPALPVAGAPGIGGAIATGRDWVLGVRPEHMTPQPGVPHATLPVDSCELLGADNLAHGRWGSHDVAVRLPHAERPARGSALAVALPAHRLHFFDPETGRRAD; encoded by the coding sequence ATGGCTGCGCTGAGCTTGAAGGGCGTCAGGAAATCGTATGACGGCAAGCAGCACGTGCTGCACGGCATCGACGTGGAGATCGCCGACGGCGAATTCATCGTGCTGGTGGGCCCGTCGGGTTGCGGCAAGTCGACGCTGCTGCGGATGATCGCGGGGCTCGAGACCGTGACCGACGGCGAGATCGCGATCGGCGGGCGCGTCGTGAACGCGCTCGAGCCGAAGGATCGCGACATTGCGATGGTGTTTCAGAACTACGCGCTGTATCCGCACATGACGGTCGCGCAGAACATGGGCTATGGGCTGAAGATCCGCGGCATCGACCGCGCGACGATCGACGCGCGCGTCGCCGCGGCCGCGAAGATCCTCGAGCTCGAAGCGCTGCTCGCGCGGCGGCCGCGCGAGCTGTCGGGCGGTCAGCGGCAGCGCGTCGCGATGGGGCGTGCGATCGTGCGCGAGCCGTCGGTGTTTCTGTTCGACGAGCCGCTGTCGAATCTCGACGCGAAGCTGCGCGTGCAGATGCGCCTCGAGATCCAGCGGCTGCACGCGCGGCTCGCGACGACGAGCGTCTACGTGACGCACGACCAGATCGAGGCGATGACGCTCGCGCAGCGCGTGATCGTGATGAACCGCGGCTACGCCGAGCAGATCGGCGCGCCGGTCGACGTGTACGAACGGCCGGCGACGATGTTCGTCGCGGGCTTCATCGGATCGCCGGCGATGAATCTGCTGCACGGCCGGCTGTCGGACGACGGCGCGACGTTTACCGTCGCGGGCGGCGGGCCGGCGCTGCCGGTGGCCGGCGCGCCCGGCATCGGCGGCGCGATCGCGACCGGCCGCGACTGGGTGCTCGGCGTGCGTCCGGAACACATGACGCCGCAGCCCGGCGTCCCGCACGCGACGCTGCCGGTCGATTCGTGCGAACTGCTCGGCGCCGACAATCTCGCGCACGGCCGCTGGGGCAGTCACGACGTCGCGGTGCGGCTGCCGCACGCGGAGCGTCCGGCGCGCGGCAGCGCGCTGGCGGTCGCCCTGCCTGCGCACCGGCTGCATTTCTTCGATCCCGAAACCGGCCGGCGCGCCGACTGA